A stretch of the Aggregatibacter sp. HMT-949 genome encodes the following:
- a CDS encoding methionine biosynthesis PLP-dependent protein, with protein MTTPRYAIDTLLAQAGNRSDQHTGAVSTPIYLSTAYGHRGIGESTGFDYTRTKNPTRSVLEDTIAQLENGDRGFAFSSGMAAIQVLMTLFSAPDEWIVSSDVYGGTYRLLDFSYKNNNSVKPVYVNTASKAEIEAAITQNTKAIFIETPSNPLMEECDVAEIAKLAKKHHLLLIVDNTFLTPVLSRPLDLGADIVIHSGTKYIAGHNDALVGLIVAKGQELCERIAYIQNGAGAVLSPFDSWLTIRGMKTLSLRMQRHQDNAQEIAEFLKMQPQVDSVLYPNKGGMLSFRLKNENWVNTFLKSIKLITFAESLGGTESFITYPATQTHMDIPENERIARGITNTLLRFSVGIENAEDIKADLLQAFTHLK; from the coding sequence ATGACAACACCACGATACGCTATCGATACTCTACTCGCGCAGGCCGGTAACCGCAGTGACCAACATACCGGCGCGGTTTCAACCCCAATTTATCTTTCCACTGCCTACGGCCACCGCGGCATTGGCGAAAGCACCGGTTTTGACTACACACGCACCAAAAACCCGACGCGCAGCGTATTGGAAGACACAATCGCGCAATTAGAAAACGGCGATCGCGGTTTCGCCTTTTCTTCCGGTATGGCCGCGATCCAAGTTTTAATGACATTATTCAGCGCACCGGACGAATGGATCGTTTCCAGTGATGTATATGGTGGCACTTATCGTTTACTTGATTTCTCTTATAAAAATAATAACAGCGTAAAACCGGTTTATGTGAACACCGCATCGAAGGCTGAAATTGAAGCGGCAATCACGCAAAATACCAAAGCGATTTTCATCGAAACCCCGTCTAACCCGTTAATGGAAGAATGCGACGTAGCAGAAATCGCCAAACTCGCGAAAAAACACCACCTATTGTTAATCGTCGATAATACGTTCCTTACGCCCGTACTTTCCCGTCCATTAGATTTAGGTGCAGATATCGTAATCCATAGCGGCACTAAATATATCGCCGGCCATAACGATGCGTTGGTCGGTTTAATTGTGGCTAAGGGACAAGAACTGTGCGAACGCATTGCCTATATTCAAAACGGTGCGGGTGCGGTGCTCTCTCCATTTGATTCTTGGCTTACCATACGCGGAATGAAAACCCTTTCGTTACGTATGCAACGCCATCAAGATAACGCTCAGGAAATTGCCGAATTTTTAAAAATGCAACCGCAAGTGGATTCCGTACTTTACCCAAATAAAGGTGGAATGCTTTCTTTCCGTTTGAAAAATGAAAATTGGGTGAATACCTTTCTAAAATCCATCAAACTGATTACTTTCGCGGAAAGCCTCGGCGGAACAGAAAGTTTCATTACATATCCAGCGACTCAAACCCACATGGATATTCCGGAAAACGAGCGCATAGCACGCGGTATTACCAATACTTTGCTACGTTTTTCGGTAGGTATCGAAAACGCGGAAGACATTAAAGCGGACTTACTACAGGCTTTTACTCACTTGAAATAG
- a CDS encoding 2-hydroxyacid dehydrogenase produces the protein MKIAVYSTKSYDRKYFELINAKYSFELEFFDFMLNESTARLAEHCEVVCIFVNDDGSRKVLEKLAALGVKIIALRCAGFNNVDLKAAQDLGIQVVRVPAYSPEAVAEHTVGLMMTLNRRIHRAYQRTREANFSLEGLIGFNMHGRTVGVIGTGKIGIAVMRILKGFGMHILAYDPFKNPQAEELGANYVELDELYAKSHVITLHCPATPENYHLLNREAFAKMRDGVMIINTSRGSLIDTPAAIDALKQRKIGALGMDVYENERDLFFEDKSNEVIQDDVFRRLSSCHNVLLTGHQAFLTEEALTSIADVTLSNIYKLKSGKPCENVVLAS, from the coding sequence ATGAAAATTGCGGTTTACAGCACAAAAAGTTACGACCGTAAATATTTTGAATTAATCAACGCAAAATACAGTTTCGAGCTTGAATTTTTCGATTTTATGTTGAACGAAAGTACCGCGCGTTTGGCGGAACATTGCGAAGTAGTGTGCATTTTCGTGAATGACGATGGCAGCCGAAAAGTATTGGAAAAACTGGCTGCTCTCGGCGTAAAAATTATCGCCTTACGCTGCGCCGGTTTTAACAACGTCGACTTAAAAGCAGCACAGGATCTCGGTATTCAAGTGGTACGTGTCCCTGCTTATTCGCCGGAAGCGGTGGCAGAACATACAGTCGGTTTAATGATGACGTTAAACCGCCGTATTCACCGCGCCTATCAACGTACCCGCGAAGCCAATTTCTCTCTTGAAGGGCTAATCGGTTTCAATATGCACGGCCGCACCGTGGGGGTGATTGGAACAGGCAAAATCGGCATCGCGGTAATGCGAATTTTGAAGGGATTTGGCATGCATATTTTGGCTTACGATCCATTCAAAAATCCGCAAGCGGAAGAGCTTGGTGCCAACTATGTAGAATTGGACGAGCTTTACGCCAAATCGCACGTGATCACGTTGCACTGTCCCGCCACACCAGAAAACTATCATTTGTTGAACCGTGAAGCTTTCGCCAAAATGCGCGACGGCGTAATGATCATTAACACCAGCCGCGGATCATTAATTGATACACCGGCCGCTATCGATGCGTTAAAACAACGCAAAATCGGCGCACTCGGCATGGACGTTTATGAAAACGAACGGGATTTATTCTTCGAAGACAAATCAAACGAAGTGATTCAAGATGACGTATTCCGTCGTTTGTCTTCATGCCATAACGTGTTATTAACCGGTCACCAAGCCTTTTTAACGGAGGAAGCCCTGACCAGCATCGCTGATGTTACACTTTCCAACATTTATAAACTCAAATCCGGCAAACCTTGCGAAAATGTCGTTTTAGCCTCTTAG
- the trxA gene encoding thioredoxin TrxA — protein MSQVLHTTDATFEADVLKSDLPVLVDFWAPWCGPCKMIAPVLDELAPAFDGKAKIVKINVDENQGVAAQYGVRSIPTLLLVKNGQVVGTQVGALPKGQLAAFINQHL, from the coding sequence ATGAGCCAAGTACTACATACCACAGACGCAACCTTTGAAGCGGACGTATTAAAATCCGATCTTCCCGTCTTAGTTGATTTCTGGGCGCCATGGTGTGGCCCTTGCAAAATGATTGCGCCGGTCTTAGACGAGCTTGCTCCGGCATTTGACGGCAAAGCGAAAATCGTGAAAATTAACGTGGATGAAAACCAAGGCGTGGCCGCACAATATGGCGTGCGTAGCATTCCAACGTTACTTTTAGTGAAAAACGGCCAAGTAGTGGGAACACAAGTAGGCGCGTTACCAAAAGGTCAATTAGCCGCTTTCATTAATCAACATCTTTAA
- the bioB gene encoding biotin synthase BioB — protein sequence MTIAQPLQLNSITPHPSVEYWSVCKIEALFETPFLELIYRAAQVHREYFNPQAIQLSTLMSIKTGGCPEDCGYCPQSARYQTGVQNQQLLDVEEIVAKAKIAKERGAGRFCMGAAWRGPKPKDIAKVTEIIKAVKDLGMETCGTFGLLQDGMAEELKDAGLDYYNHNIDTAPEHYDEVIGTRRFDDRISTLGKVRKAGLKVCCGGIVGMNETRKERAGLIASLANLDPQPESVPINQLVKIEGTPLADAAELDWTEFVRTIAVARITMPKSYVRLSAGRQGMSEEMQAMCFMAGANSIFYGDKLLVTGNPEEDGDQLLMAKLDLEPETEENRKTIKR from the coding sequence ATGACTATCGCACAACCTTTACAGCTAAACAGCATTACGCCGCATCCTTCCGTCGAATATTGGTCGGTTTGCAAGATTGAAGCATTGTTTGAAACGCCATTTTTGGAGCTTATCTATCGCGCGGCGCAAGTTCACCGCGAATATTTTAATCCGCAAGCGATTCAACTTTCTACGCTGATGTCGATTAAAACCGGCGGTTGTCCGGAGGATTGTGGCTATTGCCCACAGTCGGCGCGTTATCAAACAGGCGTACAAAATCAGCAATTATTGGATGTAGAGGAAATTGTCGCCAAAGCAAAAATCGCCAAAGAGCGTGGCGCGGGGCGCTTTTGCATGGGGGCAGCGTGGCGCGGACCGAAGCCAAAAGACATCGCCAAAGTGACGGAAATCATTAAAGCGGTGAAAGATCTCGGCATGGAAACTTGTGGCACTTTCGGTTTATTGCAAGATGGCATGGCGGAAGAATTAAAAGACGCCGGTTTGGATTATTACAACCATAACATCGACACTGCGCCGGAACATTACGACGAAGTTATCGGCACACGCCGCTTCGACGACCGCATCAGCACGCTCGGTAAAGTGCGCAAAGCGGGCTTGAAAGTCTGTTGCGGCGGAATTGTGGGCATGAATGAAACCCGCAAAGAACGTGCCGGGCTGATTGCTAGTCTCGCTAATTTGGATCCGCAACCGGAATCCGTGCCGATTAACCAACTAGTCAAAATTGAAGGTACGCCGTTGGCTGACGCGGCGGAATTAGATTGGACGGAATTCGTACGTACCATCGCTGTGGCACGTATCACCATGCCGAAAAGTTATGTACGCTTGTCTGCCGGTCGCCAAGGTATGAGTGAAGAAATGCAGGCAATGTGCTTTATGGCAGGGGCGAATTCCATTTTCTATGGTGACAAACTACTCGTCACAGGCAATCCGGAAGAAGATGGTGATCAGCTGTTAATGGCAAAACTCGATCTTGAACCGGAAACGGAAGAAAATCGAAAAACGATTAAACGTTAG
- the thiQ gene encoding thiamine ABC transporter ATP-binding protein — MIKLKQLRFAYQKMPMCFDLHVYAQEKVAVIGESGAGKSTLLNLIAGFTYADAGEIWLNGENHTRSAPYERPVSMLFQENNLFTHLTVMQNIALGLKPSLSLNAQEKSQIEQAAEAVNLQDFLAQKPGVLSGGQKQRVALARCLLRDKPILLLDEPFSALHPQLRAEMLQLIDQLCVEKMLTLLLVTHQPQELEGHIDRIIRIHQGQNL, encoded by the coding sequence ATGATTAAGTTAAAACAGCTGCGTTTCGCTTATCAAAAGATGCCAATGTGCTTTGATTTGCACGTATATGCTCAAGAAAAAGTTGCCGTTATCGGCGAAAGCGGAGCCGGAAAAAGCACCTTATTAAATCTTATTGCCGGTTTCACCTATGCTGATGCAGGCGAAATTTGGCTCAACGGTGAAAATCATACTCGTAGTGCACCTTATGAACGGCCGGTTTCGATGTTATTTCAAGAAAATAATTTGTTTACGCATTTGACCGTGATGCAAAATATCGCGTTGGGGTTAAAACCGAGTTTATCATTGAACGCACAGGAAAAAAGTCAGATAGAACAGGCAGCGGAAGCGGTCAATTTACAAGATTTTTTAGCCCAAAAACCGGGCGTTCTTTCCGGCGGGCAAAAACAACGGGTTGCATTGGCGCGTTGTTTGTTGCGCGATAAGCCCATTTTATTGCTTGACGAACCTTTTTCTGCGCTCCATCCGCAATTACGAGCCGAAATGCTACAGTTGATCGACCAGTTATGTGTTGAAAAAATGTTAACCTTACTGCTTGTAACTCATCAGCCACAGGAACTTGAAGGGCATATTGATCGCATTATTCGGATTCATCAAGGACAAAATTTATAG
- the thiP gene encoding thiamine/thiamine pyrophosphate ABC transporter permease ThiP, with protein MLLFSHPHFRPRHYLGGSAVIFFILFLYVSSLSAVFSVGGSYSWTAFKQDDYLHQIIAFSFLQAFLSALLSVSIGVLFGRAFFYHSFPAKALIRQLLSLTFVLPALLTIFGLLGIYGSSGWLSRFVQFCGIDWKPSIYGLSGILLAHLFFNIPLAARMTEQALQAIPFEQHQLAAQLNIRGWQFFRLIEWPYLKNQLIPAFTLIFMLCFTSFTIVLSLGGGPQNSTLEVAIYQAILFEFDFPKAAAFALIQFAFCVVLFGLSQFFAEPPETTPSQHYLRHFNSSNAVLNLNVIIVFIGCCFIFTPLLHIVIEGLSAPHWSSFLQDPQLWKAFGYSLAIAPSSGALAVLFSFALLLLSRQLQWLHFPILASLIQSGGMTILAVPTLILAVGLFLLLQGIDFTNIHLFLVVVICNALTAMPFVIRILNGPMTQAMQYYEKLCLSLNLKGWQRFKLIEYPLLKAPLNYALALASTLSLGDFTAIALFGSPDFTSLPHLLYQQIGQYRSQEAAITALILLSLCVGLFMFIERYKGRYD; from the coding sequence ATGTTGTTGTTTTCTCATCCGCATTTCCGCCCGCGCCATTATCTTGGCGGAAGTGCGGTTATTTTTTTCATTCTCTTTCTTTATGTTTCGTCTTTGTCGGCGGTGTTTTCCGTAGGCGGTAGTTATTCATGGACGGCTTTCAAACAAGACGATTATTTGCATCAAATTATTGCGTTCAGTTTCCTACAGGCTTTTTTGTCTGCACTGCTTTCCGTATCAATTGGTGTGCTATTCGGTCGCGCATTTTTTTATCACTCTTTCCCCGCAAAAGCGCTGATTCGGCAACTTCTTTCGCTAACTTTTGTTTTACCGGCATTATTAACCATTTTCGGTTTGCTCGGCATTTATGGTTCCTCCGGTTGGTTAAGCCGGTTTGTTCAATTTTGTGGAATTGACTGGAAACCATCGATTTATGGTTTGAGCGGAATTTTACTCGCTCATCTTTTCTTTAATATTCCTCTTGCTGCCAGAATGACTGAACAAGCGTTGCAAGCCATTCCTTTCGAACAACACCAATTGGCGGCACAGTTAAATATCCGCGGTTGGCAATTTTTCCGTTTAATTGAATGGCCATATTTGAAAAATCAGCTTATTCCGGCTTTTACGTTGATTTTTATGCTGTGTTTCACCAGCTTTACCATTGTACTTTCTCTTGGCGGCGGGCCGCAAAACAGCACATTGGAAGTGGCGATTTATCAAGCGATTCTCTTTGAATTTGATTTTCCGAAAGCGGCAGCTTTCGCACTGATTCAATTTGCCTTCTGCGTTGTATTGTTCGGTTTGTCGCAATTTTTCGCTGAACCGCCGGAAACAACGCCTTCGCAGCATTATCTCCGGCATTTTAACTCTTCCAATGCGGTGCTAAATTTGAATGTCATTATTGTGTTCATCGGCTGTTGTTTTATTTTCACGCCACTACTGCATATTGTAATTGAAGGATTGAGTGCGCCACATTGGTCAAGTTTTTTGCAAGATCCGCAACTATGGAAAGCTTTTGGTTATTCTCTTGCCATAGCACCGAGTTCGGGCGCACTGGCTGTGTTGTTTTCTTTTGCCCTTTTGCTGTTATCTCGTCAGTTGCAATGGCTGCATTTTCCCATTCTCGCTAGCTTAATTCAAAGCGGCGGGATGACGATTTTGGCTGTTCCGACACTCATTTTGGCTGTCGGATTATTTTTGCTTTTACAGGGAATCGATTTCACCAATATTCATTTATTTTTGGTTGTGGTGATTTGTAACGCCTTAACCGCAATGCCCTTTGTGATCCGAATTTTGAATGGGCCGATGACACAAGCGATGCAATATTATGAAAAATTATGTTTGTCGCTTAATTTAAAAGGCTGGCAACGCTTTAAATTAATTGAATATCCGTTATTAAAAGCGCCGCTAAATTATGCTCTGGCACTAGCGAGCACTCTTTCGTTGGGCGATTTTACCGCGATCGCATTGTTCGGTAGTCCGGATTTTACTTCCCTGCCTCATTTGCTTTATCAACAAATCGGCCAATATCGCAGTCAAGAGGCCGCAATTACCGCATTGATTTTATTAAGTTTATGTGTCGGGTTATTTATGTTTATCGAACGCTATAAAGGACGTTATGATTAA
- the thiB gene encoding thiamine ABC transporter substrate binding subunit, whose amino-acid sequence MKKTFPILFTLLATSAFVQAVPQPLTVYTYDSFSADWSAGPKVKAGFEQQFPQCQLTYVAFDNNGTLFNRVRLEGKKIKADVVLGLDHHQIDEAKKLAIFEPNKADLSKLVLPLKWEDRIFLPFDFAEYAFIYDKNKLANPPKSLKELVERKDLKVLYQDPRTSSIGRGLLLWVNALYPQAEAQNIWKNLSEHTVTVTKGWTEAYGAFLKGEADLVLSTNTSPLYHLLAEQKENYAATDFTEGGVLQIEVAAKVANRNNVCADYFLDYLLSPQAQADIAKNNVMLPVIDTPIESHIDALKRQTQNMPVLDTSKVSGEQLKTWINEWQKALSN is encoded by the coding sequence ATGAAAAAAACGTTTCCGATACTCTTCACACTTTTGGCTACAAGCGCATTTGTGCAAGCCGTTCCTCAACCGCTCACCGTTTATACTTATGATTCTTTCAGTGCCGATTGGAGTGCTGGTCCAAAAGTCAAAGCCGGGTTTGAGCAACAGTTCCCTCAATGTCAGCTAACTTACGTCGCGTTCGATAACAACGGCACGCTTTTTAACCGTGTGCGTTTAGAAGGCAAAAAAATTAAAGCTGATGTAGTGTTGGGTTTAGATCATCATCAAATCGATGAAGCGAAAAAATTGGCGATATTTGAACCCAATAAAGCGGATTTGTCCAAGTTGGTCCTGCCGTTAAAATGGGAAGACCGTATTTTCTTACCTTTTGATTTCGCTGAATACGCGTTTATTTACGATAAAAATAAACTTGCTAATCCGCCAAAAAGCTTAAAAGAACTGGTGGAACGCAAAGATTTAAAAGTACTTTATCAAGATCCGCGCACCAGTAGTATTGGGCGCGGTTTATTGCTTTGGGTGAATGCGCTTTACCCGCAAGCGGAAGCGCAAAATATCTGGAAAAACTTATCCGAACATACGGTCACTGTCACAAAAGGTTGGACAGAAGCCTACGGCGCCTTTTTGAAAGGCGAGGCCGATTTGGTATTGAGCACCAATACTTCGCCGCTTTATCATCTTTTGGCCGAACAAAAAGAAAATTATGCGGCAACGGATTTTACCGAGGGTGGTGTATTACAAATTGAAGTGGCGGCGAAAGTTGCTAATCGTAATAATGTTTGCGCTGATTATTTTCTTGACTATTTGCTTTCGCCGCAAGCCCAAGCAGATATCGCGAAAAATAACGTAATGTTGCCGGTGATTGATACGCCGATTGAAAGCCATATCGACGCGTTGAAACGTCAAACTCAAAATATGCCGGTGTTAGATACTTCAAAAGTAAGCGGCGAACAGCTTAAAACTTGGATTAATGAGTGGCAAAAAGCCCTCTCCAACTAA
- the grxD gene encoding Grx4 family monothiol glutaredoxin has translation METLDKIKKQISENPILIYMKGSPKLPSCGFSARAVEALMNCKVPFGYVDILQHPDIRAELPAYANWPTFPQLWVDGELIGGCDIILEMYQAGELQTLLSETAAKHQA, from the coding sequence ATGGAAACTTTAGATAAAATTAAAAAACAAATTAGCGAAAATCCGATTTTAATTTATATGAAAGGATCGCCGAAATTGCCTTCTTGCGGGTTTTCTGCGCGTGCGGTCGAAGCCCTAATGAACTGCAAAGTACCTTTTGGTTATGTGGATATTCTTCAGCATCCTGATATTCGCGCGGAATTGCCCGCCTACGCAAATTGGCCAACTTTTCCCCAATTATGGGTTGATGGGGAATTAATTGGTGGTTGTGATATTATTTTAGAAATGTATCAAGCTGGCGAATTACAAACTTTATTAAGCGAAACGGCAGCAAAACATCAAGCTTAA
- the ompA gene encoding porin OmpA has protein sequence MKKTAIALVVAGLAAASVAQAAPQENTFYAGFKAGQASFHDGIKSNTDGYNAHSQEFGTGYHRNSFTYGVFGGYQILNRDNFGLATELGYDDFGRVKYTRNDLTSFKHTNHGAHLSLKGSYNLGGLVSSLDGLDLYGKAGVALVRSDYKVYDNGNRDHAEGRHSLRTSGLFAAGFEYALPSLPELALRVEYQWLTRVGKFRTQETADSSVDYNPWIGSINAGLSYRFGQGAAPVVAPEVVSKTFNLNSDVTFAFGKANLKPEAKTTLDGIYGEIAQINNSKVAVAGYTDRIGSDASNLKLSQRRADTVANYLVSKGVAAQNISATGYGKANPVTGATCDAVKGRKALIACLAPDRRVEIAVNGTK, from the coding sequence ATGAAAAAAACTGCAATCGCATTAGTAGTTGCCGGTTTAGCCGCAGCTTCTGTAGCTCAAGCAGCTCCGCAAGAAAATACTTTCTATGCGGGTTTTAAAGCTGGTCAAGCTTCTTTCCACGATGGTATCAAATCAAATACCGATGGTTATAACGCACATAGCCAAGAGTTTGGTACAGGTTATCACCGTAACTCATTCACTTACGGTGTATTCGGCGGTTACCAAATTTTAAATCGTGATAACTTCGGTTTAGCAACTGAATTAGGTTACGATGACTTTGGTCGTGTTAAATATACTCGTAATGATTTAACTTCATTCAAACATACTAACCATGGTGCTCACTTAAGCTTAAAAGGTAGCTACAACCTTGGTGGTTTAGTTTCTAGCTTAGATGGTTTGGATCTTTACGGTAAAGCCGGTGTTGCATTAGTTCGTTCTGACTACAAAGTTTATGACAACGGCAATCGTGATCATGCCGAAGGTCGTCATAGTTTACGTACTTCCGGTTTATTCGCAGCTGGTTTCGAATACGCATTGCCTTCATTACCAGAGTTAGCATTGCGTGTTGAATATCAATGGTTAACTCGTGTAGGTAAATTCCGCACTCAAGAAACTGCAGATAGCTCTGTAGATTATAACCCATGGATCGGTTCTATCAACGCTGGTTTATCTTACCGTTTCGGTCAAGGTGCTGCGCCAGTTGTTGCACCTGAAGTTGTAAGCAAAACTTTCAACTTAAACTCTGATGTAACTTTTGCTTTCGGTAAAGCAAACTTAAAACCAGAAGCTAAAACTACTTTAGATGGTATTTACGGTGAAATCGCACAAATCAACAACTCTAAAGTTGCTGTGGCTGGTTACACTGACCGTATCGGTTCCGATGCATCTAACTTAAAACTTTCACAACGTCGTGCAGATACCGTAGCTAACTACTTAGTATCTAAAGGTGTGGCTGCGCAAAATATCTCTGCAACTGGTTACGGTAAAGCGAACCCAGTTACTGGTGCAACTTGTGACGCGGTTAAAGGTCGTAAAGCGCTTATCGCTTGTTTAGCACCGGATCGTCGTGTTGAAATCGCAGTTAATGGTACTAAATAA